The Oncorhynchus nerka isolate Pitt River linkage group LG12, Oner_Uvic_2.0, whole genome shotgun sequence genome includes a region encoding these proteins:
- the LOC135574373 gene encoding phospholipase A and acyltransferase 1-like, which yields MGLGSSHPKPFPGDILEFPLNKYFSHFGIYYGERDGVPYVAHLTCRDSETKLLLFGRALKSEVKLDPVEVVGRKYKVRNLLDEVHPPRDFYSLVKPAIDDMIGRDVTFDILFHNSEHQATLFRYGLKKSTQIEKVYSQILPTWKKPFEKKKL from the exons ATGGGGCTG GGGAGTTCCCATCCGAAGCCGTTCCCAGGAGACATCCTGGAGTTTCCTCTGAATAAATACTTCTCCCATTTTGGAATTTATtacggagagagggatggagtgcccTACGTAGCACATCTTACCTGCAGAG ACTCGGAGACGAAGCTGCTGTTATTTGGTCGAGCCCTGAAGTCAGAGGTCAAACTGGACCCAGTGGAGGTGGTGGGACGGAAATACAAG GTGAGGAACTTGCTGGATGAGGTCCATCCTCCCAGGGACTTCTACTCTCTGGTGAAACCTGCTATAGACGACATGATAGGTAGAGACGTCACCTTCGACATCCTGTTTCATAACTCTGAACACCAGGCCACGCTCTTCAGATACGGACTCAAGAAGTCCACCCAG ATTGAAAAGGTCTACTCCCAGATCCTGCCCACCTGGAAGAAGCCGTTTGAGAAGAAGAAGTTGTAA
- the LOC115113793 gene encoding zinc finger protein 513-like isoform X1 produces MPRRKQSNPQPVKLDGVDCNPGCLVLDSDFLLSGELCEFGDTEIMGLDRDTAMTVFSLSDESSSLPAPDDSAFPAFLSCKGCGQLIGADLDLGAGLHLGVGLYCTTCEEDVQSESHTALEDTSQGEESTPAVQSHAVQDRKRKRSKAGDEEACMKVYTCSLCSFSSRYSNHLKRHMRTHDGEKPYRCPHCPYASTQRVNLQRHTRTHTGEKPYLCNACSYACSSLGNLRRHQRSHSQEPRAQHTLKRRSRRKHTHRGNAEVKSTQSDAMVSDLTVCMREDSDFLQNREGVASPSSPRLPPSAPLPDLLFPLCCRSCGLTLEGEGGETEEEEGGGQVCNKCSESLISKKPGSPSPTDTLQSGASKLYRCPLCPFLSLYPNHLARHAHTHSGEKPHRCPQCPYASAHLDNLKRHLRVHTGEKPYRCPQCSYACGNLANLRRHERIHSGAKPFHCSVCGYSCNQSMNLKRHMLRHTGEKPYGCAECDYTTGHWDNYKRHQRKHGHNTESWDKHTHQDTTADSWDKHTHQDTTAADSEGWTTQEKTEKHTPPHTTDQHWVQETGNHSQGEV; encoded by the exons taGACGGTGTGGATTGTAATCCAGGATGCCTGGTTCTGGACAGTGACTTCCTGCTTAGTGGAGAGCTCTGTGAGTTTGGAGACACGGAGATCATGGGGCTGGACAGAGACACAg CCATGACGGTGTTCTCTCTGAGTGATGAAAGCTCCAGCCTTCCAGCTCCGGATGACTCCGCCTTCCCAGCATTCCTCTCCTGTAAGGGGTGTGGTCAACTGATTGGGGCCGACCTTGACCTAGGAGCGGGACTACACTTGGGGGTGGGACTCTACTGCACGACCTGTGAGGAGGACGTCCAATCAGAATCTCACACAGCCTTGGAGGACACCTCACAAGGGGAGGAGTCAACCCCAGCCGTCCAATCCCATGCGGTGcaagacaggaagaggaagagaagtaaGGCGGGTGATGAAGAAGCCTGTATGAAGGTGTACACGTGCTCTCTGTGTAGTTTCTCCTCTCGCTACTCCAACCATCTCAAACGCCACATGAGAACCCATGACGGAGAGAAGCCCTACcgctgtccccactgcccctatgcCTCTACACAGAGGGTGAACCTGCAgagacacacgcgcacacacaccggGGAGAAGCCCTACCTCTGCAACGCCTGCAGCTATGCCTGTAGTTCCCTGGGGAACCTGCGCAGGCACCAGCGCTCGCACAGCCAGGAACCCCGGGCGCAACACACACTGAAGAGACGCAGCAGACGAAAACACACACACCGAGGAAACGCTGAAGTTAAGAGCACACAATCAg ATGCCATGGTGTCAGACCTGACAGTGTGTATGAGGGAGGACTCTGATTTCCTCCAGAACCGAGAGGGGGtagcctctccctcctccccccgtctccccccctccgctcccctccctgacctcctcttccccctctgctGTCGCTCCTGTGGCCTCAccctggagggagaaggaggagagactgaggaggaggagggcggaGGGCAGGTGTGTAATAAATGTTCAGAGTCTCTCATCTCCAAGAAACCAGGGTCCCCCAGCCCCACTGACACCCTCCAGTCAGGGGCCAGCAAGCTGTACCGCTGCCCcctctgccccttcctctccctctaccccaaccACCTGGCCCGACACGCCCACACCCACAGCGGGGAGAAGCCCCACCGCTGCCCTCAGTGCCCTTACGCCTCGGCCCACCTGGACAACCTGAAACGCCACCTCCGGGTCCACACGGGGGAGAAGCCCTACCGCTGTCCCCAGTGCTCCTACGCCTGCGGGAACCTGGCCAACCTGAGGCGCCATGAGAGGATTCACTCTGGAGCCAAGCCGTTCCACTGCTCTGTGTGTGGCTACAGCTGTAACCAGAGTATGAACCTGAAGAGACACATGCTGAGACACACGGGGGAGAAGCCATATGGCTGTGCTGAGTGTGACTACACTACGGGACACTGGGACAACTACAAACGCCATCAGAGGAAACACGGACACAACACCGAGAGctgggacaaacacacacaccaggacactACAGCAGACAGctgggacaaacacacacaccaggacactACAGCAGCAGACAGCGAGGGCTGGACCACACAAGAGAAAACGgagaaacacacaccaccacataCCACAGACCAACACTGGGTTCAAGAGACAGGGAACCATAGCCAGGGAGAGGTGTAG
- the LOC115113793 gene encoding zinc finger protein 513-like isoform X2, translated as MPRRKQSNPQPVKYGVDCNPGCLVLDSDFLLSGELCEFGDTEIMGLDRDTAMTVFSLSDESSSLPAPDDSAFPAFLSCKGCGQLIGADLDLGAGLHLGVGLYCTTCEEDVQSESHTALEDTSQGEESTPAVQSHAVQDRKRKRSKAGDEEACMKVYTCSLCSFSSRYSNHLKRHMRTHDGEKPYRCPHCPYASTQRVNLQRHTRTHTGEKPYLCNACSYACSSLGNLRRHQRSHSQEPRAQHTLKRRSRRKHTHRGNAEVKSTQSDAMVSDLTVCMREDSDFLQNREGVASPSSPRLPPSAPLPDLLFPLCCRSCGLTLEGEGGETEEEEGGGQVCNKCSESLISKKPGSPSPTDTLQSGASKLYRCPLCPFLSLYPNHLARHAHTHSGEKPHRCPQCPYASAHLDNLKRHLRVHTGEKPYRCPQCSYACGNLANLRRHERIHSGAKPFHCSVCGYSCNQSMNLKRHMLRHTGEKPYGCAECDYTTGHWDNYKRHQRKHGHNTESWDKHTHQDTTADSWDKHTHQDTTAADSEGWTTQEKTEKHTPPHTTDQHWVQETGNHSQGEV; from the exons ACGGTGTGGATTGTAATCCAGGATGCCTGGTTCTGGACAGTGACTTCCTGCTTAGTGGAGAGCTCTGTGAGTTTGGAGACACGGAGATCATGGGGCTGGACAGAGACACAg CCATGACGGTGTTCTCTCTGAGTGATGAAAGCTCCAGCCTTCCAGCTCCGGATGACTCCGCCTTCCCAGCATTCCTCTCCTGTAAGGGGTGTGGTCAACTGATTGGGGCCGACCTTGACCTAGGAGCGGGACTACACTTGGGGGTGGGACTCTACTGCACGACCTGTGAGGAGGACGTCCAATCAGAATCTCACACAGCCTTGGAGGACACCTCACAAGGGGAGGAGTCAACCCCAGCCGTCCAATCCCATGCGGTGcaagacaggaagaggaagagaagtaaGGCGGGTGATGAAGAAGCCTGTATGAAGGTGTACACGTGCTCTCTGTGTAGTTTCTCCTCTCGCTACTCCAACCATCTCAAACGCCACATGAGAACCCATGACGGAGAGAAGCCCTACcgctgtccccactgcccctatgcCTCTACACAGAGGGTGAACCTGCAgagacacacgcgcacacacaccggGGAGAAGCCCTACCTCTGCAACGCCTGCAGCTATGCCTGTAGTTCCCTGGGGAACCTGCGCAGGCACCAGCGCTCGCACAGCCAGGAACCCCGGGCGCAACACACACTGAAGAGACGCAGCAGACGAAAACACACACACCGAGGAAACGCTGAAGTTAAGAGCACACAATCAg ATGCCATGGTGTCAGACCTGACAGTGTGTATGAGGGAGGACTCTGATTTCCTCCAGAACCGAGAGGGGGtagcctctccctcctccccccgtctccccccctccgctcccctccctgacctcctcttccccctctgctGTCGCTCCTGTGGCCTCAccctggagggagaaggaggagagactgaggaggaggagggcggaGGGCAGGTGTGTAATAAATGTTCAGAGTCTCTCATCTCCAAGAAACCAGGGTCCCCCAGCCCCACTGACACCCTCCAGTCAGGGGCCAGCAAGCTGTACCGCTGCCCcctctgccccttcctctccctctaccccaaccACCTGGCCCGACACGCCCACACCCACAGCGGGGAGAAGCCCCACCGCTGCCCTCAGTGCCCTTACGCCTCGGCCCACCTGGACAACCTGAAACGCCACCTCCGGGTCCACACGGGGGAGAAGCCCTACCGCTGTCCCCAGTGCTCCTACGCCTGCGGGAACCTGGCCAACCTGAGGCGCCATGAGAGGATTCACTCTGGAGCCAAGCCGTTCCACTGCTCTGTGTGTGGCTACAGCTGTAACCAGAGTATGAACCTGAAGAGACACATGCTGAGACACACGGGGGAGAAGCCATATGGCTGTGCTGAGTGTGACTACACTACGGGACACTGGGACAACTACAAACGCCATCAGAGGAAACACGGACACAACACCGAGAGctgggacaaacacacacaccaggacactACAGCAGACAGctgggacaaacacacacaccaggacactACAGCAGCAGACAGCGAGGGCTGGACCACACAAGAGAAAACGgagaaacacacaccaccacataCCACAGACCAACACTGGGTTCAAGAGACAGGGAACCATAGCCAGGGAGAGGTGTAG